From Oreochromis niloticus isolate F11D_XX linkage group LG15, O_niloticus_UMD_NMBU, whole genome shotgun sequence:
ATTTTGTACAGGGTGTTAAAGACTGCTTTCTCATTATCTTTGCACACCTTGTCGGGGGTCATTTTGATAGAGCTGTGATAAGACATGTTATAGGCCTGTACAAGATCTTGGATCACATTAACATATCTTCGCGAGTTAACTGATGTTAAGTATTTCCACATTTTCCCCTTTAAGGTGCGGTTAAAACGCTCTACCACACATGATTTCATTTCACTAAAGGTTGAAAAATGTGTGATGTTATACTGCTccattagtttttaaaaatgtttattataaAATTCCTTCCCTAAATCTGTTTAAAGTTTTTCAGGCACACGGCCCTCTCTCAGAATATCACCAAAAGCTTCAGCAACAGCCTGTCCTGTCTTGGTTTCAAGGCACCTAACCCATGCATACTTAGAAAACACATCTATGCATGTCAATAAGTACCTAACATTATCATTATCCGCAGAATATTCACGCATGTCAACCAAATCAGCTTGAAACTGTTTGTCAATCCCGTTAACCAAAACTATTTCTGGGGAAACGTATCCTTGCAGGTTTATGAAGAGTATATGTGTCATCTCCTTTTAAAAAACGCTCCACATCAGGTAATGATGGCTTTAGGCCTGTTGCCTCACTGACAGCAATACGCTCCGTATTGCTGTCAGTGAGTTCTTTACACTTCCTAAACCCCCTGGGTGTGCAGGGTTGTGATATATTTTTCTCAGCGTGTTTTCCATAATCACTTTGGccaaacacaaatacaaatgaacagaaaaagTGTTAACATacgtttttatttaattttctgtgtaGTGCACAGTAAGGTTTTTATAACAGATGTACATTAAATCTTGTGTCTCCCAGACCAGTAGTTTCCAATCATGTGGAGCAACGCTGATTTAACACCATGGGTGTGATGATTGGTGTTTAGCAGGTATCCGACATTCTCATCAATGATGCATACAATGTGCGACACTGATCTCAGTTCACACAGAAGATGCTCTGCAGTGCTGATGATATGTGCTTTAGTCTCGCAGACGCTGTACGAGGATACAAACAGACGGATGGCTGGGATGAATCGGGGCGTCCGGAGCTTTTCCATCACCTCATCATAGTAGGTCTCGAAGAAAAACACAGGCAATTCAAACAAGCAGCTGTGCTGTAACTGACTGGGGTGACCGGATTGGCATCCATAACATATCTCCTGCACATACTCATTCAGTGCCATCGACAGCAGGTGGAAGGTTGCGAGTTTAATGTTGATTTCCGTTTCCTCAGACGGgtgtgatcctgcagagtcctgtgaGCATCCTGGAGAGAGGGGAGGAGTCGGCGGGGTCTGGATTAGCAGTGCTGGAGGGGGAGACTCTGAGCGGTCCACAATACGGCAGATGTTGTCTGTAAAAGAAATCCATACATTGCATTTTTTCAAAATATCGGGTATAATACCAATGGCTCTCACACATAGACAACCtaccatttgttttttttgttttttctttttttcagtcctCAGAGTTTTTGATGATTTTTGGCCTGAACATGCCAGAAGGTAAACCAATCTTCGGGCCATGTGTGAGCTGATCATATACAAGACGCTTCCTAATATTCTCATAAGAAGAGTTGACCTTGTCTCTCTGGATAGTCTTATCGACCTCATTAAACACCCGCTGCAGAGCTCTCCAGTCTGACcactgaataaaaaacaaatccttaaacCATGATAAACGTTCTTC
This genomic window contains:
- the LOC109194903 gene encoding uncharacterized protein LOC109194903 yields the protein MRYSPHFQQEFPPPTMAFTSDIRAASDSLDNICRIVDRSESPPPALLIQTPPTPPLSPGCSQDSAGSHPSEETEINIKLATFHLLSMALNEYVQEICYGCQSGHPSQLQHSCLFELPVFFFETYYDEVMEKLRTPRFIPAIRLFVSSYSVCETKAHIISTAEHLLCELRSVSHIVCIIDENVGYLLNTNHHTHGVKSALLHMIGNYWSGRHKI